AAACAGTTACAATTGCTGATGGCCGCTTCGAGAGAAGATTATATAAATTTAACTTGAAAATCCTGCGAAAACAAAGTTTTACTCTGTTTGTCTGAACTTTTGGTGACGTATTTCTGTTTTGTTGACAGATTATAATCAGGCCGGCAACAGCAAGCATTTCCGCCCACAGGTCCTGCACGCTTCGGCATTAGCTGGCCGCCTGCTGCGCAGGATAACCGCGGCGGCATTTAATTTGATCAACCTGCATAACCTTTAAAAACTACCGTCATGGCAGATAATAAAAACAAATCCGGGGAACCTGACCGATCACTGATCAATACTTCGGAAAGGTATGAAATGGACTACTGGACTAAGAAGCTCGGGGTTTCCGACGAAGAACTGAAGCGCGCCGTAAAAGCGGTGGGCAACAGCGCCGAAAAAGTTGCGGTGTATCTCAAGAACAATAAGTAACGATTCTTATTGTAGGGTGACGGAATGTTTGCCGCACAACTCTATGGTGACTAACGCCCGTGAAGCGCAGTATTGCGTAATGAACCGGATGCTGATCCAGGAATTGTAATGGGACGTTACCGCCGATTAGATGTGCAGCGGACGGCATTTTTCGATGAAGGGAATGCGCCTGAAAATGTCGCGGCCGTACGTTGCGGGCCCGCAGGTTGGTTTGAATAGAAGCAATAAAAGACGTTACGAAACGACCGGACAGTCGATATTCCTAACAATGCATTATACTGCAGAAATTTAGTAAATAAAAACCGATGCGTAGGCAACCCGCGCATCTACAACCCCCGAAGCCTTAAACATATCCCTTCACCACCTCATACCCAAACCGGCCTATCGCCAGCACGAGCACGAAGATAAACAGCAGACGGATAAACTTATTACCCCTTCGTATCGCGAGGCGTGAACCGACCAGTCCGCCCAATGCGTTGCAGACGGCCATGGGCAGCGCTATGGCCCAGATAATCTGGCCTTTGAGCAGGAACAGGCATATGGAGCCGGCGTTGGTGGCAAGGTTGATGAGTTTGGCGTTGGCACTTGCCTTGAGGAAGTCCATGCCGAGTAGGGTGACAAAAGCGAGGATAAAGAAGGTGCCCGTGGCGGGGCCGATGAAACCGTCGTAGAAGCCCACCGCGATGCTCGCGATACACCCGTTGATGATCGCAATGTGGTACGGAATCTTTTTCTCCGTGGCGTTGCCGAAGTTCTTTTTGAAGATCGTATAGAGCGCCAGCGCGATGAGGACGAACAGCAATACGGGTTTCATAAATTCGTTGCTGACGATGGTAAGCAGCCGCGATCCCAAAAAGGCCGACACAAAGGCCAGCACAGCCATCAGGATGAGCAACTTCCAGTCGATTTTTACCATTTTGAGATATTGTGAAGTCGCAATGGCTGTGCCGCTGAAGGCCGGAACCTTTAGCGATCCGATTACAGTGGCCACCGGAAGGTGAGGCAGGAAGGCGAGTGCAAGCGGCGTCTGGATGAGTCCGCCACCACCCACCACGGCATCGATAAAGCCTGCGGCAAACGCAGCGAGGCACAGATAGATCAGAATTTCAGTTTCAGGCAAGGCACAGATTTTAAGCGGCAAAGGTAAGGCTTATATACCTGGTGGAGGGTTATTCAGTGAGCAGCATTTGGTTCAGACGCCGTCCTTTTTTGAGTATCTTTGGTAAAATATCCAGTGATAGAGGCTGTCTTGCGGACGGTTTTGAATCTCCGGAAGCCTCAACCCTGCTTGTGGGCCTAATGAACGAATTATGGTAAAGTTTAAAAAATTAGTCGCGATTGAACCGTTAAATCTCATTCCGTCCGCGGAAAAAGAGCTCGCTTCATTCGCTGAAGATGTCGTTATATATACAGACCGGCCCGCAGGTACGGCTGAGATTGTTGCCCGCATTGCTGATGCGGACGCGGTGCTGCTTAGTTATACGACGACAATAGGAGAGGAGGTTCTGAAACAGTGCCCGAACATTAAATATATCGGGATGTGCTGTTCGCTGTACAGCCCTGAAAGTGCGAATGTCGACATTCCGTTCGCCAATAAAAATGGAATTACCGTTACAGGTATCCGCGATTACGGTGATGAAGGGGTGGTGGAATATGTGCTGAGTGAACTGATACGCTGTCTGCACGGATTCGGCAACAGTCCTGACGGAACACCACGAAAACCCTGGGATCACATTCCGCGCGAAATAACGGGTCTGAAGGCAGGCATCATCGGACTCGGTAAATCGGGCGGTATGATTGCGGACGCACTGCACTTTTTCGGCGCTGAAATTTCCTATTTCTCGCGGACAAGGAAACCCGAAGCCGAAAGCAAAGGCT
This window of the Flavobacteriaceae bacterium 3519-10 genome carries:
- a CDS encoding Membrane protein, putative → MPLKICALPETEILIYLCLAAFAAGFIDAVVGGGGLIQTPLALAFLPHLPVATVIGSLKVPAFSGTAIATSQYLKMVKIDWKLLILMAVLAFVSAFLGSRLLTIVSNEFMKPVLLFVLIALALYTIFKKNFGNATEKKIPYHIAIINGCIASIAVGFYDGFIGPATGTFFILAFVTLLGMDFLKASANAKLINLATNAGSICLFLLKGQIIWAIALPMAVCNALGGLVGSRLAIRRGNKFIRLLFIFVLVLAIGRFGYEVVKGYV